The genomic stretch AAGCTCCCATCGTCTGAGGGAAGTAAAGCCCTGGTTCAACGatttttttcacagatggctcatgaataggtacaaaaactggtgcaggaatcttagGCCCTGGAATTAATGTTTCAGTgacaatgggacactggccaacagtgtttcaagcagagatttttgcaatccttgaatgtgcgaatgtaagtctgactagaaaatacaaaaatgcaaatatttttttttctctgacagtcaagtagcgctgaaagcacttgatgcttataaatgtacatccaagattgtctgggaatgtattctcacattgcgacagctttGTTAGACaaattcagtaaatttgtattgggttccaggacattgtgacGTTGGTGGGAATAAAAAAAGCAGACGAACTTgaaaaacaaggatctaactcacagtttatcggcccagaacttctctgtggtatatcaaactgtgcagtgaaaatggagctttaACGCTGGAaagaacaaaaggtgataaccaattggttggatgtcaaaaagtgtacCTATTCTtaaagatttataacaccaaacaaGAATCAAtctaaaaagctcctagagctcaacaaaggAGCTCTTGTACATACTTCGGCCTAGTAATGGGGCACTGTCcaagtagatatcatttaaagaacattggcagggttcaggatgatatcagtcgcttttgtaatatggaaagcgagacatcggaacatctgctgtgcagttgtggtgcattatttaaacgcagatcaaggtttcttggcagtggctgtttacagcccaaagagatttggtctttgaatcctgggaggTGATTggtttcataaaccatattttacttgactgggagcgtgtcggtgcaggtacctgatcactcaacaatattggtcattgtattttgcaaggggacacgtataacaattgactgggatatattacaaaagtttacatcaatggacaacgtaattctaattccttaGCAAAAAAAAGCTGGACATCCTCCAGCCGGACGCTGGCTGCAAGTGAAACCGAAGGAGAAACGGGTGACACCTAAGTTTTGCGCCCCGGGTGACAACCGGTCACACTAAGCCACTGTCAGTGCGAGTGCCGATAGATAAACAAGATAAACAGATGATGAACTCtttgagatcgcaaactccctggaGGTGAGTGAGGCATCGGAACCCGACGgattgttcagggcggtcatacAGAAGTGCTTAGACGACTGCCGCTTTCCGTAcaagtggaagcgacagagacttGTATTATTGCCGAAGGCCGGGAAACAACctggtgacccatcggcatatagaccaATCTGTCTGCTAGACACAGTGGGAAAGGTGGTTAAGATGGTATTCCTCAACTGAATTGTGAGATTCATCGAGGGTTAAACTGTTctgtcaagcaaccagttcggcttccgcaGAGGTGAGTACACGATGGATGCTATTCTcttcgtcaccaagacggccgaGGTAGCAATCCAGTGTAAAAGGAGAGGAATTCTCTACAGTCCAATCGACACGCTACGCGTGAAAAACACACAGACAACACTACCTGGGACTTTCTAGGATATGCGCTTCGGAACCTTTTGGAGCCGGTTCCACTGTACAAGATTGTATGAAATTACACGAGGGTAGAAATACGTACCAATTACCGTAGCCTACGGTCCgtaggtgtaccgcaaggttccatcctgggtccagTATTGCAGACTCCATGTCGACGGTTTGTTAAAACTCAAGCTCCCACCGAGGACGGTGATTTAGGGctatgcagacgacataactctAGAAGTCTACGGCGAGTCAATCAGCGAGGTCGAGTTGAAAGCCGCGTTATCGTGACGCGTAGTTCAGGGTTAGATGCACTCCAGTAAACTGGAGTAAGCGCACCATAGGACGAAGGTCATCGtaatgaacaaccgcaaatcggAACAGGAGTCGTCGATTAGTGGTGGTGGATGCATTATTGTTTCcaataataaatatatatatatatatatatatatatatatatatatatatatatatatatatatatatatatatatatatatatttatatatatatatatatatatatatatatatatatatatatatatatatatatatatatatatatatatatatatatatatatatatatatatatatatatatacatatatatatatatatatatatatatatatatatatatatatatatatatatatatatatatatatatatatatatatatatcatctGATCGtggggtcgggtacgggttaaacccgaccatctctaatacttattctttattttttcccATAATCGTCATAGGTAACAATAATTTTATCGAGTTACAAGTTTTACTAAAAACGTGTTATATACCTGTTTCtataattaattattcaaaaacttTGGTTTGGCCACAACCTGTGCTTCTATTCTATCTAAGTAACAAACAAGCATTGAATGCGGCACTTTAATGACTTGAGTAAAATCAGAGTTCGACGTGACGCATAGAGGAGTACCTAGagcaaaaagctggccaaaataagcatttttttgggaatcgaatcATTTATAGTCACAAGTTGTGCCAGACGTCAACAAAATGACAtgtgatcaatattttgcagcatctcagttctttatgttcaatgctaataaactggttgatagaaattccgaaattaaaaattatagcttctCATAAGATGTTTTCCAAATTAGTGGTTCTTACGTAAGTTATAAAATATCGCGGCATTCGATCATATAATCTTCGggggaatggaagttcataacatcacGAGCATATCCTtgcaaatatctcatccggtaacgtccggattgacatttgcgacccgtttgaaaaatgttgtttatgacAAATTTTGACGGTAAGTGTTCACGCATACATgggaaatgaagaaaaaataccTGATGAATCCCTGTCTCATGCTTAAAACAGAGTTTCAGCTcaacaaaaattgaatgagattagtttagtgaatgaatttcaactaatttgGGTAAACTCAAaattaacttgatgcacagaatcaataatccgGGTAAATAGCACTCCGTACAAAATgctttttccaacctacgtaggttccacgaggcatcatataatctgtgagcatcaaattgaaaattcaaaatgaagatattttgcttcatcatttttctggtaaattcttcgatttgCTTCGCTTCCCTTTCTGCGTACAGAAAATTATACGAGCGTATTACTTCATCTGCTCACTAACATTAATAAAGACACATAGGCTATGTACTTCCACTTCTCACTTAAATATTTCCCAAAATATTactaaatagcagcgaaaataattttggccaggttttcactcgagttactcctctgtgTGACGTTTAGTTTTCAACTTTGTCTATATTTATACGGCTTGAACTAATCTTCAAAAGTCCATGGCTAAAACTTTTGGAGACCTGTGACGCAACACCCCGCGAAATACCTAATGTTCCGTCACGAGTCTCGTAATAAAAGTATATTTTTGTTCCCAGAGGGACACAGCCTTCCGCTGTGgcttagtcaggcgaaacatttggttatAGTCTCCACAGACCTTTTTATAGTTCTATATGCTAAGTACTAGTATGATTGCCATTTTTCATGTTTCCccttaataaataaattttattggaTTATTGATGAATGATCGTtcagtataaaataaaatgcaccgAGGGTAAATACTGCGAAAAACATCTCTTATACCTTCTACGGTATCGAGAAACGCAAACCGATAATGCAGGAAGACATTCTTCCTGTGGCACAGCGTACAGGACATAAAGTGCACATAAACTTTTACGCCACCTTATACTTCAAACAGCAGCGACTTGCTCATTATTCTCCATTAACGTCGCACTAATTACTGCTGCAGTCTTCCAGCCAACCTGCATTTAACATCCCCGTTTCTTCCGCAGCACATGACACCAAATCGCTTACCGCCAAAGTGATTCCTCGCGTCGGCGGGCTGGTCATCGGCTACGAACTACCGGAGGAACACCGTGATGGATGTAAAAAGCTTACGAACGCCCAATGTCCGCTTAGAAAGGAACAACGTATCGAGGCCGCCGGAGAGGTTCCAGTGGAGTCACCGATTTCGAACGTAAAAGTCAACATCGAATTTCAACTGCACTCGGATTCCGGCGTTGCAGTCTGCTTCAAGATCGATGCCAAAGTGgtaaaataatgaaataaagaaaaagttatctttacaCCAGAGCAAAAGGGTCGCCTTATTTTGGATCGCCTTTTCCGGTTGGTGCAAAATGGGTTgacctttttttcttcttcttttttcttaTGCCTGTGTCTCTAATTAGAAAATGTCATGAAACGATTAATCTGGGAGAAATTGCCGTTCGTCGAAGCGCAAGCTAACATGCGGGAGAAGTCGTGCAAGGAAAAATGCCATAAAACAGAATCATAGCGTAAGCGGAAAGGGCACAGTTCTCGTCTCAGTTTGTCCTGTGCAATGAAAGCGACTGGGAAATGGACTAAAGGGTCGCAGTAAACGGAGTGGGTGGAGGGGTGCGATAGTGAAGAGGGTTTCCTGGACTGGTCCAAATGTTCTGAACCCGACCGAGCTTTACTTGTGTTTGGTTGTGAGAGAATGTCTTTTTCTGATCTTATCATTTTAACGATATGATACAAAATTGTTTTATGATAGTTGAAGCGAGGAATGCACGCAGCGAGCAAATTGCTTGCTGACTTTTTCTTCTGACATTGGCGACGGGACCACTTTCTGCGTAGCGCAATTTTTCCTCAGCTTATCACGTCATCTACAGAGCAGAGCCGTAAGCTTGGCTGGCGACGTTTCCCGTCCGACTGTTTAGTTGGAATTTGTTTTCCCACCCATTGCCTTATCTTCTGGAAATGAAAGAAACGAATCGTGCGATGAACTTTGGACAGGAA from Wyeomyia smithii strain HCP4-BCI-WySm-NY-G18 chromosome 3, ASM2978416v1, whole genome shotgun sequence encodes the following:
- the LOC129732320 gene encoding uncharacterized protein LOC129732320 codes for the protein MVRGNTLLLVAVVCFLISAGRAQLQVQKCKKGVVPTKLQIEGCHKAPCTIVNGETLKFSAEFINPHDTKSLTAKVIPRVGGLVIGYELPEEHRDGCKKLTNAQCPLRKEQRIEAAGEVPVESPISNVKVNIEFQLHSDSGVAVCFKIDAKVVK